A single region of the Jatrophihabitans sp. GAS493 genome encodes:
- a CDS encoding MarR family winged helix-turn-helix transcriptional regulator, protein MAPREVSSIEVGQTYLELHHQLHRHVDQVMSAAGLSLARAKVLMRLSEGGPMNQAKLAGILGFAPRSVTDTVDALERDGLVTRTEDERDRRARIVSVTPAGSDALEAALLVRSKVMDEIFGSLPAADRAVLVDLLRTVKTNFPSGENSCAQ, encoded by the coding sequence ATGGCACCCCGCGAAGTCTCGTCGATCGAAGTCGGCCAGACCTACCTCGAACTTCACCACCAGCTGCACCGTCATGTCGATCAGGTGATGTCCGCGGCCGGCCTCTCACTTGCCCGCGCCAAGGTCCTGATGCGGCTGAGCGAGGGCGGCCCGATGAATCAGGCGAAGCTGGCCGGCATTCTCGGCTTCGCGCCCCGATCGGTGACCGACACCGTCGACGCATTGGAGCGCGACGGGCTGGTCACCCGAACCGAGGATGAGCGCGATCGGCGGGCCCGCATCGTGTCGGTTACGCCCGCCGGCAGCGACGCACTCGAAGCGGCACTGCTCGTCCGCAGCAAGGTGATGGACGAGATCTTCGGAAGCCTCCCCGCAGCCGACCGGGCCGTCCTGGTCGACCTGCTCCGAACCGTCAAGACAAACTTCCCCTCAGGAGAGAACAGCTGTGCCCAATAA
- a CDS encoding NAD(P)-dependent alcohol dehydrogenase, translating to MLTARAYVAPSATDPLAPSTIERRDVGPHDVLVEIKFAGICHSDIHTVRGDWGPAPYPLTVGHEIAGIVSAVGGEVTKHAVGDRAGVGCLVNSCRECLNCRRGEEQYCLKGGVGTYAAVDVDGTITQGGYCSHIVVNEDFVLRIPQSIDLAAAAPLLCAGITTYSPLRHWGAGPGKKVAIVGMGGLGHMAVKFAAALGAEVTVLSQSLAKQEDGKRLGADEYLATSDPRTFELLENRFDLIVNTVSAAVDVNKYLSLLALDGTLVNVGAPPEPLPVAAFTLFGNRRSFAGSSIGSISQTQEMLDYCAEQGIACEIEVISAEAINEAWERVLASDVRYRFVIDIATLPQP from the coding sequence TTGCTGACTGCACGCGCCTACGTCGCCCCCTCTGCCACCGATCCGCTGGCACCCTCGACCATCGAGCGACGCGACGTGGGGCCACATGACGTCCTGGTCGAGATCAAGTTCGCCGGAATCTGCCACTCCGACATTCACACCGTGCGCGGAGACTGGGGTCCGGCGCCATACCCGTTGACCGTCGGCCACGAGATCGCCGGCATAGTCAGCGCGGTCGGCGGTGAGGTGACCAAACATGCCGTCGGTGATCGGGCCGGCGTCGGTTGCCTGGTCAATTCCTGCCGCGAATGCCTCAACTGCCGCCGGGGCGAGGAGCAGTACTGCCTCAAGGGCGGAGTCGGCACCTACGCCGCAGTTGACGTTGACGGCACTATCACCCAGGGCGGCTACTGCAGCCACATCGTCGTCAACGAGGACTTCGTGCTGCGCATCCCGCAGAGCATCGATCTGGCCGCCGCAGCACCGCTGCTCTGTGCTGGGATCACCACCTATTCGCCCCTTCGGCACTGGGGCGCCGGGCCGGGCAAGAAGGTCGCGATCGTCGGTATGGGCGGCCTCGGACACATGGCGGTGAAGTTCGCAGCTGCGCTGGGGGCTGAGGTCACCGTTCTGTCTCAGTCGCTGGCCAAGCAGGAGGACGGGAAGCGCCTCGGTGCAGACGAGTACTTGGCGACCAGTGATCCACGGACTTTCGAGCTCCTGGAGAACCGGTTCGATCTCATCGTCAACACCGTCTCGGCGGCGGTTGACGTGAACAAGTACCTCTCGCTACTCGCTCTCGACGGCACACTGGTCAATGTCGGCGCCCCGCCCGAGCCCCTGCCGGTGGCCGCCTTCACACTCTTCGGAAATCGCCGGAGCTTCGCCGGTTCCAGCATCGGCAGTATCAGCCAGACGCAGGAGATGCTCGACTACTGCGCCGAGCAGGGGATCGCTTGCGAGATCGAGGTGATCAGCGCGGAGGCCATCAACGAGGCGTGGGAGCGCGTGCTCGCCTCCGACGTGCGGTACCGGTTCGTCATCGACATCGCAACGCTGCCGCAACCGTAG
- a CDS encoding VOC family protein → MTSIGRLELAALDARDIDTLASFYTTLTGWEIARKESDWITIRTTDGQELAFQLAPDHQPPQWPGQQQPQQFHLDLQVDGTEAAAARAVELGATRLADGATWITLADPAGHPFDLCQADGVGPAMKLFAVTIDASDASGLAGFYSELMGMEVTYDGPEGAMIAGDGKSVMFQQVSDYRAPAWPDPSQPQQAHLDVIVDDLDTGEAQALALGATRLEGGGQTFRVFADPAGHPFCLTS, encoded by the coding sequence ATGACATCTATCGGACGCTTAGAACTCGCCGCATTGGACGCGCGCGACATCGACACGCTCGCGTCGTTTTACACGACACTGACCGGGTGGGAGATCGCGCGCAAGGAATCGGACTGGATCACGATTCGGACCACCGACGGTCAGGAACTCGCCTTCCAACTGGCGCCTGACCATCAGCCGCCGCAGTGGCCGGGACAGCAGCAGCCTCAGCAGTTTCATCTGGATCTTCAGGTGGACGGCACCGAAGCCGCGGCCGCCCGGGCCGTCGAGCTCGGCGCGACGCGACTGGCCGACGGCGCCACCTGGATCACGTTGGCCGACCCTGCCGGACACCCCTTCGACCTCTGTCAGGCCGACGGCGTCGGCCCAGCCATGAAGCTCTTCGCCGTGACGATCGACGCATCGGACGCCTCTGGCCTCGCAGGCTTCTACAGCGAGTTGATGGGGATGGAGGTGACCTACGACGGTCCCGAAGGGGCGATGATCGCCGGTGACGGGAAGAGTGTGATGTTCCAGCAGGTGAGTGACTACCGCGCCCCCGCCTGGCCTGATCCGAGCCAACCTCAGCAGGCGCATCTCGACGTAATCGTCGATGACCTCGATACCGGCGAAGCTCAGGCTCTAGCGCTGGGCGCCACCCGGCTCGAGGGTGGCGGTCAGACGTTCCGAGTCTTCGCCGACCCAGCCGGACATCCGTTCTGCCTGACCAGTTAG
- a CDS encoding universal stress protein, with the protein MEQSEVVAAREVIVVGVDGSEPSKQALRWAEFLAHATGSTIEAVIVWGRPYGYGMGSLGWGALPEGWDPAMDADKVLQETIDQVFGTQRPAGLTTASVQGGEAQQLLQLSRGCRMLIVGSRGHGGFAGLLLGSVSSACAEHSNCPVLVVHGDMPVPMPAPGANGSGDH; encoded by the coding sequence ATGGAGCAGTCTGAAGTGGTCGCGGCGCGTGAGGTCATCGTCGTTGGAGTCGACGGGTCCGAACCATCGAAACAAGCGCTGCGGTGGGCGGAGTTCCTTGCCCATGCCACCGGTAGCACGATCGAGGCCGTTATCGTCTGGGGCCGTCCGTACGGGTACGGGATGGGGAGCCTGGGCTGGGGCGCACTGCCCGAAGGCTGGGATCCGGCTATGGACGCCGACAAAGTGCTTCAGGAGACGATTGATCAGGTATTCGGTACGCAACGTCCAGCCGGCCTGACGACCGCATCGGTCCAGGGCGGTGAGGCCCAGCAGTTGCTGCAGCTGAGCCGTGGCTGTCGGATGCTGATCGTCGGCAGCCGCGGACATGGTGGCTTCGCCGGACTTCTGCTTGGGTCGGTTAGCTCGGCATGTGCCGAGCACAGCAACTGCCCAGTGCTGGTCGTCCATGGCGACATGCCCGTACCAATGCCGGCACCCGGAGCGAACGGATCGGGAGACCACTGA